The Raphanus sativus cultivar WK10039 chromosome 6, ASM80110v3, whole genome shotgun sequence sequence GTGTGCTAGTTTGACTAATGTTTTTTATTGTGAGGTAACCATGGGAATGTGTGTTCTGAATCAACGGTATCATTGGGTCAAATTTTAATTCGTCACCCTTGTTCACTtaggtttgtatttttttttcaggtttggaCATAAATCACAACTagacaagacaagaagaatggCTGATGACGTAAGTGTTTTAGGCAGTTCTAGTTTCTTAGATGTTTTGTGATTGTTTTTTCTGCTAGTTTAGCTTGTTTGTCTATTGATGATGAGACTTGTTATTTAGAAATGGACCGATGAAGAAGTTAGGTATTTCTTTGCTCTTTATGCTGATGAGAAAAAGAAAGGGAACAGACCAAGGAGTGACATAAATCTAGCTGGAAGAGAGTTCATCATAAATAAGTTTGAAGAGAAATTTGCTAAGAGATGGATATGGGACAGGTTTAAGAACAAGGTTGATATTAGTAGAAAAGCATATATCAAGTTCAAGAATCTTACCCACAACAGAACCGGACTTGTATATGATGCTTTGGGAAGGTTGGCGATGTCGGAAGGTTGGTGGGATCAACGCATTGCGGtaagtaacttttattttttttcttaagtaaTTATGATATGTCTTTGTCGGATTATAATATCTGCTCttgtttttgttcttgtgtGTTTCTGAATCAGAACATAAGTAGTAAAGAACTAACCTTTGAACAGATCTTTCTCATGCTTGTTGGGTTTTTGTGATTATAGTTTTGGATCGTGTCCGGTTTCATGAAAGGAATTTTCTGCATTATTTGATTGATCAAATATACTaagcttttttttctcttgaacAGGAATGGCAAGGTGCAAGAAAGTATAAGATCAAAGTGCCTCCAAACATGGATTTATTTGAAGCAGAGTTTGGTGCTGTTACTGTAACTGGAGCAGAGGGATGGTGTGCTCAGCAAGGAGAAGCTAGCTTAGATTCTAGAGTAGATGCAGAGAAGAATGATGAGTCTGATTCAGTTGACACTGATATGCCAGCACCAAGAGAAGGAACCAGTAGGGCTGGATCTTCAAAAAGAAAGCGTAAGGAATGTGATCAAGAGCCTTATGTTGTACGGAATGCAATTCTGgctgaaaaaaataagatagcTAAGGAGATGGTAGAGATAATGGCAGAGGATCGTGTGTTGTTGCAGCAGGA is a genomic window containing:
- the LOC108813582 gene encoding uncharacterized protein LOC108813582, producing the protein MADDKWTDEEVRYFFALYADEKKKGNRPRSDINLAGREFIINKFEEKFAKRWIWDRFKNKVDISRKAYIKFKNLTHNRTGLVYDALGRLAMSEGWWDQRIAEWQGARKYKIKVPPNMDLFEAEFGAVTVTGAEGWCAQQGEASLDSRVDAEKNDESDSVDTDMPAPREGTSRAGSSKRKRKECDQEPYVVRNAILAEKNKIAKEMVEIMAEDRVLLQQDRKFRIDSVLEILNKLPGVIMWSPFHIGALNHLKAVEGNRMAFMSFSSDDDKISYLENMIGVKMYEGL